A window from Pseudomonas frederiksbergensis encodes these proteins:
- a CDS encoding sigma-70 family RNA polymerase sigma factor yields the protein MNDIDEQLREIIPGLRRFAVSLTRNTSSADDLVQSCLERALSRWSDKHPDGDLRAWLFSILYRQFLDAHRRSRRYARMLEFFTGRDDSQPSVERTVIAQSTLQAFDQLTTEQRALLLWVSVEGLSYKEVAEILDVPTGTVMSRLSRARQALHQLSDGEITRPSLRRLK from the coding sequence ATGAACGATATCGACGAACAACTGCGAGAAATTATTCCCGGATTGCGCCGGTTTGCCGTGTCATTGACGCGCAATACCAGCAGCGCCGACGACCTGGTGCAGTCTTGCCTTGAGCGCGCGCTGTCGCGTTGGAGCGACAAACACCCCGACGGCGACTTGCGCGCCTGGCTGTTTTCGATTCTGTATCGACAGTTTCTCGATGCTCACCGACGCTCCCGGCGTTATGCGCGGATGCTCGAATTCTTTACCGGGCGTGACGATTCACAGCCATCGGTGGAACGCACCGTGATCGCCCAATCAACCCTGCAAGCCTTCGATCAACTCACCACCGAACAACGCGCCCTGCTGCTCTGGGTCTCGGTCGAAGGCTTGAGTTATAAGGAGGTCGCCGAGATTCTCGACGTCCCCACCGGCACCGTGATGTCCCGCCTGTCCCGTGCCCGCCAGGCCTTGCACCAGTTGAGCGACGGCGAAATCACCCGCCCTTCCCTGCGGAGACTCAAATGA
- a CDS encoding catalase family peroxidase — MVDRSSPPTRPPLSAASLTLRLAGIAVVVAALAGAFAYVNGTFDPQRLTPKKLVNVLETNNGVHPGFRRNHSKGVCVIGHFESSGEARSYSSAQVFNVARTPVVGRFALPAGNPYAPDNSVPIRSLALRFTQANGQQWRTGMNSMPVFPVGTPEAFYQLQQAQSPDPATGKPNPAAVPAFFGSHPEAGPFLAWIKTAKPSASYVTETYNSVNAFYLVNAAGQRQAVRWSMVPVAQDAAGATAPEGGEFLEKDLVQRISAGPLRWQLNITLANPGDPVNDASKAWPEGRKVLNAGTLVLESTQPQLSGECRDINYDPLVLPAGIEGSDDPLLAARSAGYANSYLRRTSEVSQLPSAHKQESRQ; from the coding sequence ATGGTAGATCGCTCGTCACCGCCAACCCGGCCACCCTTGAGTGCCGCGAGCCTGACATTACGTCTGGCCGGTATCGCTGTGGTGGTTGCCGCCCTGGCCGGGGCTTTTGCCTACGTCAACGGCACCTTTGACCCACAGCGCCTGACCCCGAAAAAACTGGTCAATGTGCTGGAGACCAACAATGGCGTGCACCCCGGCTTCCGACGCAATCACTCCAAAGGCGTGTGCGTGATCGGGCATTTCGAGAGCAGTGGCGAGGCGCGCAGCTATTCCAGCGCTCAGGTGTTCAATGTTGCGCGGACCCCCGTGGTGGGGCGTTTCGCCTTGCCGGCCGGTAATCCTTATGCGCCGGACAACAGCGTGCCGATCCGCAGCCTGGCGTTGCGATTCACCCAGGCCAACGGCCAGCAGTGGCGCACCGGGATGAACAGCATGCCGGTGTTCCCGGTGGGCACGCCCGAAGCGTTCTATCAATTGCAGCAGGCCCAGTCGCCGGACCCGGCCACCGGCAAGCCGAACCCGGCTGCCGTGCCAGCATTCTTCGGTTCGCATCCGGAAGCAGGACCGTTCCTGGCCTGGATCAAAACCGCCAAGCCGTCGGCCAGTTACGTGACGGAAACCTACAACAGCGTCAATGCGTTTTACCTGGTGAACGCGGCCGGGCAACGGCAAGCAGTGCGCTGGAGCATGGTGCCCGTCGCTCAGGATGCCGCGGGTGCTACGGCGCCTGAAGGGGGGGAATTCCTGGAGAAAGACCTGGTTCAGCGCATTTCCGCAGGACCGCTGCGTTGGCAGTTGAACATCACGCTGGCCAACCCTGGCGATCCGGTCAACGACGCCAGCAAGGCCTGGCCCGAGGGTCGCAAAGTGTTGAACGCCGGCACCCTCGTACTTGAAAGCACCCAGCCGCAACTCAGTGGCGAATGTCGCGATATCAACTACGACCCGCTGGTACTGCCCGCCGGCATCGAAGGTTCCGACGACCCATTGCTCGCCGCTCGTTCAGCGGGGTACGCCAATTCCTACTTGCGTCGTACCAGCGAAGTCAGCCAGTTGCCCTCTGCCCATAAACAGGAGTCTCGTCAATGA